The following coding sequences lie in one Myxococcus xanthus genomic window:
- a CDS encoding imm11 family protein, producing the protein MERRFFGLDFDVYVPGRWYLAEPTSPAGQTVPNIWAFVEGRPVAPPELLRVPLSRPGRPLDFDKTTVGGTPIVGARVAYVFREMAPDDVQLFPVVVEGQREPYYLLNVARTVRCIDDAACEEVQRFTEEDGDPERLGEYRSVSGLRIDKSKVRDARVFRLWGYHIPIIVDEEVKAALEANGIAGGKFEEV; encoded by the coding sequence ATGGAACGACGATTCTTCGGCCTCGACTTCGATGTGTATGTGCCGGGTCGTTGGTATCTCGCTGAACCCACCAGTCCAGCGGGGCAGACAGTTCCAAATATCTGGGCGTTCGTCGAAGGAAGGCCAGTGGCTCCCCCTGAGTTGCTGCGAGTCCCATTGTCCCGACCGGGGAGGCCGCTCGACTTCGACAAGACGACCGTTGGAGGAACGCCGATTGTTGGCGCGCGTGTGGCCTACGTGTTCCGTGAGATGGCGCCCGATGACGTTCAGCTATTCCCCGTCGTGGTTGAGGGGCAACGCGAGCCGTACTACCTACTGAACGTCGCTCGCACCGTTCGCTGTATTGACGACGCGGCGTGTGAAGAGGTTCAGCGCTTTACGGAAGAGGACGGAGACCCGGAGCGACTTGGCGAATACCGTTCCGTTTCGGGGCTGCGGATTGATAAGTCGAAGGTCCGTGACGCCCGCGTCTTTCGGCTCTGGGGCTATCACATCCCCATCATTGTCGACGAAGAGGTCAAGGCTGCGCTCGAAGCGAATGGCATCGCCGGGGGCAAGTTCGAAGAGGTCTGA
- a CDS encoding DUF2381 family protein produces MIQPVRLALTLVLAWEAATPAMAAQEERAKRDRAVSVANSPADALPVVRVAHDTPTLFLFPAPINRKTLTFDESRIRVLDAGERSVIVQPVADLPEGERYEVGVFFADGRAPARAAFSLITDQTEVDTRIDVQRPELTDIACPVDVPRTPRPEDFVLLGFVDKEGVTATLIKPYDDASQGFSIVSAIAYRGQGWVLVDATIRNHPGRSIWEPREAVLTGRAGLPLRARIVTVEAGEIVPGGSGRILAVAEVNQLSASPVFTLEMVGDGRMLTIPNVRLPKVASGGTP; encoded by the coding sequence TTGATCCAACCGGTCAGATTGGCCCTTACGCTCGTTCTCGCGTGGGAGGCTGCGACGCCAGCCATGGCGGCACAAGAGGAACGCGCGAAGCGGGACCGAGCGGTGTCCGTTGCAAACAGCCCCGCAGATGCTCTTCCTGTCGTCCGCGTTGCGCATGACACGCCGACGCTCTTCCTGTTTCCGGCTCCCATCAACCGGAAGACCCTGACCTTCGACGAGTCGCGGATTCGCGTCCTCGATGCCGGTGAGCGGTCGGTCATTGTTCAGCCCGTGGCGGACCTCCCTGAAGGCGAGCGCTACGAAGTCGGGGTCTTCTTCGCGGATGGCCGGGCTCCTGCGCGAGCTGCCTTCTCACTGATCACGGACCAGACCGAAGTGGACACGCGGATCGACGTGCAACGTCCCGAGTTGACGGACATTGCGTGCCCGGTAGACGTGCCGCGAACACCTCGACCCGAAGACTTCGTGCTGCTGGGGTTTGTCGACAAGGAAGGCGTAACGGCGACACTGATTAAGCCGTATGACGACGCGTCCCAAGGATTCTCCATAGTTTCAGCTATCGCTTATCGTGGGCAGGGATGGGTGTTGGTCGATGCGACAATACGAAATCATCCTGGGCGGTCAATTTGGGAGCCGCGAGAGGCCGTGTTGACGGGACGTGCTGGCTTGCCGCTGCGCGCTCGGATTGTGACAGTGGAAGCGGGGGAGATCGTTCCAGGTGGAAGTGGGCGCATTCTCGCGGTTGCTGAAGTAAATCAGTTGAGCGCGAGCCCGGTCTTCACGTTGGAGATGGTAGGGGATGGACGCATGCTCACGATTCCCAATGTGAGGCTGCCGAAGGTCGCCTCTGGGGGAACTCCATGA